Proteins encoded in a region of the Melospiza georgiana isolate bMelGeo1 chromosome 2, bMelGeo1.pri, whole genome shotgun sequence genome:
- the LOC131096940 gene encoding collagen alpha-1(I) chain-like produces the protein MERPSPPGLARLSRPLPGARQPAAARGATYPPRSAGRPGPIGGERGLFRPPPPLPPPPQPAVLSHAEAGARRRGGGTNLWQLGGGANAAEQRGVLGGARRGEAPPPPLRLGKRTEAAFHRRGSCSPLPESGSPAARSPGRGGGGERGEQPRAGRQTKAAARTSVSPESPWGRGRTRVTPPQQGRPRLPSAPVPKQKRRAGGGWGERAAGGCGRPPGRNAPPPPCQAAGGRGWERRGGRLLPALPVSPRGSGRGSRAMRGAGQGQPQRDRRKEELSAGPSRPAAASTTCGAGGAAGSRPRSPGRPL, from the coding sequence ATGGAGCGCCCGTCGCCGCCGGGGCTGGCTCGCCTCTCCCGGCCGCTCCCCGGTGCGCGCCAGCCGGCGGCCGCCCGCGGAGCCACCTACCCGCCCCGCAGCgccggccggcccggccccatCGGCGGCGAGAGAGGGCTGTTCCGCCCgccccctccccttcctcctcccccgcAGCCCGCGGTATTGTCTCACGCCGAGGCCGGAGCCCGGCGGCGGGGGGGCGGCACCAACTTGTGGCAACTTGGCGGCGGGGCAAATGCCGCCGAGCAACGCGGGGTGCTGGGAGGAGCGCGGCGGGGAGAGGCGCCCCCGCCTCCCCTTCGCCTCGGAAAGAGGACGGAAGCCGCGTTTCACCGGCGGGGCAGCTGCTCGCCCCTCCCAGAGAGCGGCAGCCCCGCAGCGCGATCCCCCggccgaggaggaggaggggagagaggggagcagccccgggccggccgCCAGACAAAGGCAGCGGCGAGAACGTCCGTGAGCCCAGAGTCACCCTGGGGCCGGGGCCGTACCCGGGTCACCCCACCACAGCAGGGGCGGCCGCGCCTCCCCTCCGCCCCCGTTCCCAAACAAAAGCGGCGAGCAGGTGGAGGGTGGGGTGAAAGGGCGGCCGGCGGCTGCGGCCGCCCCCCGGGCAGGAACGCCCCGCCTCCGCCGTGCCAGGCGGcggggggccggggctgggagcgCAGAGGGGGCCGGCTCTTGCCGGCTCTTCCCGTCTCGCCGCGGGGTTCGGGGAGGGGAAGCCGGGCAATGCGGGGGGCAGGTCAGGGGCAGCCGCAGCGGGACCGAAGGAAGGAGGAGCTTTCCGCCGGCCCCTCCCGGCCCGCCGCTGCCTCCACCACCTGTGGGGCGGGAGGGGCCGCGGGCTCCAGGCCGCGCTCTCCCGGCCGGCCCCTCTAG